From Nicotiana tabacum cultivar K326 chromosome 15, ASM71507v2, whole genome shotgun sequence, the proteins below share one genomic window:
- the LOC107809690 gene encoding uncharacterized protein LOC107809690 has translation MASDLQKSHENEREGAEITYGAENCHRKIIELLQNLGFPKGVLPLKELEEFGYVRKTGFAWMKQKAPYEHYFSSTKHLVSYATEVTAYVELERRKMKKITGVKGKQLLVWVSTVEMSIEDPTSKKIYFKTPIGIGKSFPITAFMTEEEKHKYLEKSNE, from the coding sequence ATGGCTAGTGATCTGCAAAAATCACACGAAAATGAACGTGAAGGAGCAGAAATTACATATGGAGCTGAAAACTGCCACCGCAAAATTATAGAGCTTttgcaaaacttaggatttcccAAAGGAGTTCTTCctcttaaagaacttgaagaatTTGGCTATGTTCGCAAAACTGGATTTGCATGGATGAAGCAAAAGGCGCCATACGAACATTATTTTAGTTCAACGAAACATCTTGTTAGTTATGCAACTGAGGTTACTGCATATGTGGAGTTGGAGAGAAGGAAGATGAAAAAAATAACTGGTGTTAAGGGTAAGCAGCTACTTGTTTGGGTTTCAACAGTTGAAATGAGCATTGAAGATCCTACTTCAAAGAAAATTTATTTCAAGACTCCTATAGGAATTGGAAAGTCTTTTCCTATCACTGCTTTTATGACTGAGGAGGAAAAGCATAAGTACCTGGAGAAATCCAATGAGTAG